The following are encoded in a window of Podospora pseudoanserina strain CBS 124.78 chromosome 6, whole genome shotgun sequence genomic DNA:
- a CDS encoding hypothetical protein (EggNog:ENOG503P7I3) produces the protein MACDMLHLFVHEQACSGDSLVCALLREQFHDLITGLSGCPLENIGNFIVNILHLASELARFVVKSQHLRDFTTDLAPFLAREPGLRSTKYLDGKHETLKKISGQVRELSKKAVGIWKNSPSIPSSLHGYLRPPLPTPTPTDLGPESSLSQSTSLPFRDNTSTPVRSSFTDSSMAAPYASASWDNPSVESSIVQQESNMGGDEYDDNIEYAAVTSLEEINSRGRGVGPYICSHRENCNKGGVDSNGRMRVFKRNSDIKAHLEKHEKRFKCDLPGCPKPEKGFARAD, from the exons ATGGCCTGTGACATGTTACATCTGTTTGTTCATGAGCAGGCATGCTCCGGCGACTCATTGGTCTGCGCCCTGCTTCGTGAACAGTTCCATGACCTTATCACGGG CTTGAGTGGCTGTCCTTTAGAGAATATTGGGAACTTCATCGTCAACATTCTGCACCTGGCTTCAGAATTGGCTCGGTTCGTTGTCAAAAGTCAGCACCTCCGCGACTTCACCACGGACCTGGCTCCATTCCTTGCAAGAGAGCCCGGTCTCCGCAGTACTAAATATCTGGATGGCAAACATGAGACTTTAAA AAAGATCAGTGGTCAGGTTCGCGAGCTGTCAAAAAAGGCTGTTGGTATCTGGAAAAATTCACCAAGTATCCCGTCATCCTTGCACGGTTACCTCCGACCACCCCTACCGACACCCACACCTACAGACTTGGGGCCCGAATCGTCCTTGTCGCAGTCCACATCCCTTCCTTTTCGTGACAACACCTCCACACCTGTGAGGTCGAGCTTCACAGATTCTTCGATGGCAGCGCCATACGCTTCCGCGAGCTGGGACAACCCGAGTGTCGAGTCCAGCATTGTACAACAGGAAAGCAACATGGGAGGAGATGAATACGACGACAACATAGAATACGCCGCGGTAACCTCTTTGGAGGAGATCAATAGCCGTGGGCGAGGGGTTGGGCCTTACATATGCTCACACAGAGAGAACTGTAACAAGGGTGGTGTGGACTCAAATGGACGAATGAGAGTCTTCAAAAGAAACTCTGACATCAA AGCACATCTGGAGAAACATGAGAAAAGGTTCAAGTGTGACCTGCCTGGTTGTCCCAAGCCTGAGAAAGGTTTTGCGCGCGCAGACTAA
- a CDS encoding hypothetical protein (EggNog:ENOG503PWB1; COG:S): MSASMPYAASTPSVLLVGLSQDWQSHSNFFASSESDRAPMTLCLKWQIGHDVHQVYFPGNHSDLGWIDEVEGLVLAPLACMIGRLNTHLGVRFDENKLSNRFPNYTNLAQIRPASIRHTRTFLHAVMGRKCRNQGHQQVNRPGAASNVRIHCGARLRNNMPEEAVPGYRLMAPLDGQRPYWERRNNSADTNSANIQENKAMRVEEAELGELEAKLLGLPDRAINEIRAASYLPN; encoded by the exons ATGTCAGCATCGATGCCTTATGCTGCTTCGACACCGTCGGTTCTCTTGGTTGGCCTGTCACAGGATTGGCAAAGCCACTCAAATTTCTTTGCAAGCTCGGAAAGCGACAGAGCACCAATGACCTTGTGTCTGAAGTGGCAGATA GGACATGATGTGCACCAAGTTTATTTCCCCGGAAACCACAGCGACTTGGGGTGGATTGATGAAGTCGAAGGGCTGGTACTTGCCCCGTTGGCATGCATGATTGGACGGCTCAACACACATCTTGGTGTCAGATTTGATGAGAATAAGCTGAGCAACCGGTTTCCCAACTATaccaacctcgcccaaaTCCGCCCCG CATCCATCAGACACACTCGCACATTCCTGCACGCAGTAATGGGGAGGAAATGTCGCAATCAAGGACACCAACAGGTCAACCGCCCAGGAGCAGCATCGAATGTCCGGATCCATTGCGGCGCTCGGCTCCGCAACAATATGCCTGAAGAAGCCGTGCCGGGGTACAGGTTGATGGCTCCTCTTGATGGGCAGAGGCCATATTGGGAGAGACGGAACAACTCAGCAGACACAAATAGTGCCAACATCCAAGAGAATAAGGCCATGAgagttgaggaggctgagtTGGGCGAGCTGGAAGCAAAGTTATTGGGATTGCCTGACCGAGCTATCAACGAGATCAGGGCAGCTTCATACCTCCCCAACTAG
- a CDS encoding hypothetical protein (COG:S; EggNog:ENOG503P2ZX), translating to MTGGSLPPNSDNQRKVYRDESFKNTVLHEASGQEISVPPSKPSYDQWDLSPGMKKEVRSSFEGIFGEKAKDWELFNYRICWDAVTPTQDPLICEHPHAKQLFLVTGGSFHGYKFLPIIGKYVVEMLDGTLKPELAKITHATDNGNSKHEPSIKAHIDGLLRNGTPSSPRFLIRLGGTGAIADWADSSYYGEKNPRVWNDIHDIEQLTSLPDTALHRNIEKIVQKAAVDHGDRLKCAIICSCGVYGPGKGPGRAQSQLVPLFCDEIINNTKRAFYTQSGGNARSWVHIDDLVAVYIKLVEAAAAGGGNADWGHGYYFTATQEVSQLDFATAIGRILKKHGVIEYEEPVQLPLDDIWKTAQKSKWRYTGIYAFACNTRTVSERAGKVLGYEPKAPSLFDYLEEDVLAAVRRGA from the exons ATGACAGGAGGTAGTTTGCCACCAAACTCCGACAATCAGCGTAAGGTGTACAGGGATGAAAGCTTCAAGAATACAGTTCTCCATGAGGCATCCGGGCAAGAGATATCAGTGCCGCCAAGCAAGCCTAGCTACGACCAATGGGATTTGTCACCAGGGATGAAGAAAGAGGTCAGGTCAAGCTTTGAGGGCATCTTTGGGGAAAAGGCTAAGGACTGGGAGCTTTTCAATTATCGAATCTGCTG GGATGCCGTCACACCGACCCAAGACCCACTCATCTGTGAGCACCCTCATGCAAAGCAGCTGTTTCTGGTAACAGGTGGTTCATTTCACGGTTACAAGTTTCTCCCGATTATCGGAAAGTACGTTGTTGAGATGCTTGACGGAACCCTCAAACCTGAACTAGCCAAAATTACGCACGCAACAGACAACGGGAACAGTAAACATGAGCCCTCCATCAAAGCACACATTGATGGTCTGCTTCGGAATGgcaccccttcttctcctcgttTCCTCATCCGTCTTGGCGGTACAGGCGCCATCGCCGACTGGGCAGACTCGTCCTACTACGGCGAGAAGAACCCAAGGGTTTGGAACGACATTCACGATATCGAGCAGCTGACATCCCTACCGGACACAGCGTTGCATCGGAACATCGAGAAAATTGTCCAAAAGGCAGCAGTGGATCACGGCGATCGTCTCAAGTGTGCAATCATCTGCTCTTGTGGAGTGTATGGACCTGGAAAGGGACCCGGAAGGGCACAGAGCCAATTGGTGCCTCTGTTCTGTGATgagatcatcaacaacaccaagcgTGCGTTTTACACTCAGTCCGGAGGAAACGCTCGAAGCTGGGTGCACATCGATGATCTTGTGGCGGTTTACATAAAACTGGTCGAGGCAGCCGCAGCTGGCGGTGGAAATGCTGACTGGGGTCAC GGATATTACTTCACAGCCACGCAGGAGGTCTCCCAGCTCGACTTCGCCACTGCGATTGGCCGTATTCTCAAGAAGCACGGTGTTATTGAATATGAGGAGCCTGTGCAGCTGCCTCTAGATGACATCTGGAAGACTGCACAAAAGTCTAAATGGCGCTACACAGGGATCTACGCATTTGCTTGCAACACACGAACAGTCAGCGAAAGAGCAGGAAAGGTCCTCGGTTACGAGCCAAAAGCCCCGAGTCTTTTTGACTACCTTGAGGAGGACGTCTTGGCCGCGGTGAGAAGAGGAGCCTGA
- a CDS encoding hypothetical protein (EggNog:ENOG503NUJG; COG:H; CAZy:PL1) codes for MRISVLAALFSGVLAAASPTLNRRRQPLTNANLTDVANIGFATQNGGTTGGLGANATTVTTLAELSAAVSETNPLPAIVFIKGAITGATKVRVGSNKSIIGLPGSSLRGIGFIIRHQKNVIIRNLVSSHVVASLAEDAVKIDSSSNIWIDHCEFSSALVADKDYYDGLVDASHGSDFITVSHTYFHDHWKTTLVGHSDSNAAQDTGKLRITYANNYFRNINSRAPLIRFGTAHIFNNLYESVGSAINTRMSAQVLVESNYFLNVTTAVTSKDSKEVGYARLEDNVFGRAASNAPVGSLTKQKIPYAYTLLGSGKVQGVVPLQAGARLNVTVPVPVEPEPTTTSSSTTTSQTSLSTTTTLVTTTSAPITTTSVISTPSTTTSITSIMVTTTLVESPTTVEPTVEPTTTEPTTTTEPTTTSDPTSATELTTTSEPTPTTESPTEAPTTAEPTTTAELTTMTTNPEPTESTDPDTSQPTETPSPTTPYNRRAAPRSKADKARGGAATSIRGALGKGEAVAELGIHFVSLFLSDIETREKTTYSASVAQSPTNRPAAGGRVRRRGGLAAARGAAAVVDAGLARVDLAVGLGSRRDEGREGEDEGGGELHLEGLFSSKALSE; via the exons ATGAGAATCTCTGTGTTGGCGGCTTTATTCTCCGGGGTACTGGCTGCCGCCTCGCCAACACTTAACAGACGACGACAGCCTCTAACAAATGCAAACTTAACCGATGTAGCAAACATCGGCTTTGCAACTCAGAACGGAGG GACAACCGGTGGCCTCGGTGCCAATGCGACAACCGTTACTACCCTTGCCGAGCTCAGTGCCGCCGTCTCGGAAACAAACCCACTGCCCGCCATAGTCTTCATTAAAGGAGCCATCACTGGTGCCACAAAGGTCAGAGTGGGGAGTAACAAAAGCATCATCGGCCTCCCTGGGTCATCGCTCAGGGGAATCGGCTTCATAATACGCCACCAAAAGAACGTCATCATCCGGAATCTTGTCTCGTCTCACGTCGTTGCATCATTAGCTGAGGATGCCGTGAAGattgacagcagcagcaacatatGGATTGATCACTGCGAGTTCTCCTCCGCTCTTGTTGCAGATAAAGACTATTATGATGGTCTTGTGGACGCCTCTCATGGTTCAGACTTCATCACGGTTTCCCA CACCTACTTCCACGACCATTGGAAGACGACTCTCGTAGGCCATTCCGACTCCAACGCCGCCCAAGACACCGGCAAACTTCGCATCACCTACGCCAACAACTACTTCCGCAATATCAACTCCCGCGCCCCCCTCATCAGATTTGGCACAGcccacatcttcaacaatCTCTACGAAAGTGTTGGCAGCGCAATCAATACCCGCATGTCCGCCCAGGTCCTGGTTGAGTCCAATTACTTTCTGAATGTGACCACAGCAGTGACAAGCAAAGATTCGAAAGAAGTCGGATATGCAAGGTTGGAGGATAATGTCTTTGGGAGGGCAGCCAGTAACGCGCCGGTGGGGAGCTTGACCAAACAAAAGATTCCGTACGCGTATACTCTCTTGGGAAGTGGGAAGGTGCAAGGGGTAGTGCCCTTACAGGCGGGGGCGAGACTGAATGTTACCGTGCCGGTGCCTGTAGAGCCAGAGCCAACAACGACCTCTTCGTCGACAACCACATCGCAGACAAGCCTGTCCACTACAACAACTTTGGTGACCACCACGTCTGCTCCAATTACAACCACGTCGGTCATAAGCACCCCGAGTACAACTACATCAATTACTAGCATCATGGTCACTACCACCTTAGTCGAGTCGCCAACCACAGTCGAGCCAACAGTAGAGCCTACAACTACTGAgcccacaacaaccactgaGCCAACCACTACCTCTGACCCAACCTCAGCAACTGAGCTGACTACTACCTCTGAGCCGACTCCAACAACGGAATCTCCCACTGAAGCCCCAACTACAGCAGAGCCtacaacaacagcagaacTGACAACAATGACCACCAACCCAGAGCCAACCGAGTCCACCGACCCGGACACCTCCCAACCAACCGAGACACCCAGCCCCACCACACCATA TAACAGGCGTGCAGCCCCTAGGAGCAAAGCAGACAAAGCCAGGGGAGGCGCAGCAACGAGCATAAGAGGTGCCCTGGGCAAAGGTGAGGCCGTTGCAGAGCTAGGTATCCACTTTGTCAGCCTATTCCTGTCAGATATAGAAACACGTGAAAAAACAACGTACAGTGCCTCCGTTGCCCAAAGTCCCACCAACAGACCGGCAGCAGGTGGCCGtgtcaggaggaggggagggctcGCCGCTGCCAGAGGAGCAGCCGCAGTCGTAGACGCAGGTCTGGCGCGCGTCGATCTCGCTGTCGGGCTGGGGAGCCGCCGAGACGAGGGCcgtgagggcgaggatgagggtggtggtgaactTCATCTTGAAGGTTTGTTCTCGTCGAAAGCGTTGTCTGAATAG
- a CDS encoding hypothetical protein (COG:V; EggNog:ENOG503NYXR) has product MKFTTTLILALTALVSAAPQPDSEIDARQTCVYDCGCSSGSGEPSPPPDTATCCRSVGGTLGNGGTLCNGLTFAQGTSYARCCASPGFVCFAPRGCTPVTV; this is encoded by the exons ATGAagttcaccaccaccctcatcctcgccctcacgGCCCTCGTCTCGGCGGCTCCCCAGCCCGACAGCGAGATCGACGCGCGCCAGACCTGCGTCTACGACTGCGGCTGCTCCTCTGGCAGCGGCgagccctcccctcctcctgacaCGGCCACCTGCTGCCGGTCTGTTGGTGGGACTTTGGGCAACGGAGGCACT CTCTGCAACGGCCTCACCTTTGCCCAGGGCACCTCTTATGCTCGTTGCTGCGCCTCCCCTGGCTTTGTCTGCTTTGCTCCTAGGGGCTGCACGCCTGTTACTGTTTAA
- a CDS encoding hypothetical protein (COG:C; CAZy:AA7; EggNog:ENOG503NXN6), producing the protein MSVPGFSMSSLLMTSCRTAAKGCNGYIRASSSRCTSNLLLAILLLAGGILANVSTIEPDLDRPPLVEQRPFEMVNHQLYTTTALSLLTPLAPGHNWNGTGHSLNGTSNCKLIPGDHTWPGDGDWSALNETLGGRLIASVPLAAVCHNGPFNIYNETRCGEAREGWDRPETHFVEPVEFNAPIFQNATCDPFTSVDQECELGNYVSYAVNLTTDTAADDVKAGLAFATQHNLRVVIKNTGHDYLGKSTGKGALSFWTHNLKNISIIEDYSSDDYNGPAVKIGAGVQGFDVLDSLKESGYLTLSGSCPTVGLAGGYTQGGGHSILTSKYGLSADNVLEWEVVTANGTLVTATPKENQDLYFALSGGGGGTFGVVISMTTRLFEDRKVGGANNFTFAAASDKKEDVNAFWDAVGSLQNLTIPFVDAGNSLVYLIYAWPDRKVPALTTYSVTVPDCDTTECVDTAMKPFTDDLTARGVKYEYSAKVSETFLEHYNASFGPIPYGWYPVSQVTGGRLLPRAVVSDEEMGKNLTATMRMAIQEEGFTFGCVASSAKVGLREGVVSSVNPAWRNAMAFCLVVGKWDYSIDRAEMMKMQKALTEVVQPALDAATPGGGCYLNEANFEQEDWQEQFYGLENYKKLRNVKDTWDPTGVFYALTAVGSEDWELDGDGRVCRKQ; encoded by the exons ATGAGCGTTCCTGGCTTTTCGATGTCGAGTCTGCTCATGACTTCATGTAGGACGGCTGCCAAGGGCTGTAATGGTTATATCAGGGCGAGTTCCTCCCGTTGCACTTCGAATCTACTCCTCGctatccttctcctcgctgGTGGAATATTAGCGAATGTCAGCACAATCGAGCCAGATCTTGACCGGCCTCCTCTTGTAGAGCAACGTCCTTTCGAGATGGTCAACCACCAACTTTACACCACGACTGCGTTGTCGTTACTCACCCCACTCGCTCCCGGGCATAATTGGAACGGCACCGGGCATAGTCTTAATGGCACCAGCAACTGCAAGTTAATCCCTGGTGATCACACATGGCCAGGAGATGGTGACTGGTCAGCGCTGAACGAGACGCTTGGTGGCCGCTTGATTGCCTCGGTTCCCCTGGCTGCCGTGTGCCATAACGGGCCTTTCAACATCTACAATGAGACGAGATGCGGCGAGGCGAGGGAAGGCTGGGATAGGCCCGAGACTCA CTTCGTCGAACCAGTCGAGTTCAACGCGCCCATCTTCCAAAACGCCACTTGTGACCCTTTCACCTCCGTAGATCAAGAGTGTGAGCTCGGCAACTACGTCAGCTACGCtgtcaacctcaccaccgacaCCGCTGCTGACGACGTCAAGGCCGGCCTCGCCTTTGCAACCCAGCACAACCTCCGCGTCGTGATTAAGAACACAGGCCACGATTACCTCGGCAAGTCCACCGGCAAGGGTGCCCTCTCCTTCTGGACCCACAACCTCAAGAACATCTCTATTATCGAGGACTACAGCAGTGACGACTACAACGGCCCCGCCGTCAAGATCGGGGCTGGCGTGCAAGGCTTTGATGTTTTGGATTCCCTCAAGGAATCCGGCTACCTCACGCTCTCTGGCTCGTGCCCCACCGTTGGTTTGGCCGGAGGGTATACCCAGGGAGGAGGGCACTCTATTCTCACAAGCAAGTATGGCCTTTCGGCTGACAACGTCCTCGAGTGGGAGGTTGTGACAGCAAATGGCACTCTTGTCACCGCCACTCCGAAGGAAAATCAAGACCTGTATTTTGCTCTTtctggtggcggcggcgggacGTTTGGTGTTGTAATCAGCATGACCACCCGCCTATTCGAGGACAGAAAAGTCGGCGGTGCGAACAACTTTACCTTTGCCGCCGCGTCAGACAAGAAAGAAGATGTCAACGCCTTTTGGGATGCTGTCGGCTCACTGCAGAACTTGACCATTCCGTTTGTTGACGCGGGGAACAGTCTGGTCTATCTGATTTACGCCTGGCCTGACAGGAAGGTCCCCGCGTTGACGACGTATAGCGTTACTGTTCCTGACTGTGACACGACGGAGTGTGTGGACACGGCGATGAAGCCTTTTACGGATGACTTGACggcgaggggggtgaagtACGAATATTCGGCCAAGGTGTCGGAGACGTTTCTGGAGCATTACAATGCTTCGTTTGGGCCGATTCCGTATGGCTGGTATCCGGTCTCGCAGGTgacgggggggaggttgttgcccagggcggtggtgtcggatgaggagatggggaAGAATCTGACtgcgacgatgaggatggctatccaggaggagggattCACTTTTGGGTGTGTTGCGTCGAGTGCAAAggttgggttgagggagggggtggtttcTTCGGTGAATCCTGCTTGGAGGAATGCGATGGCTTTCTGTCTTGTTGTGGGGAAGTGGGACTACTCGATTGACAGGgcggagatgatgaagatgcagAAGGCCTTGACCGAGGTGGTGCAGCCTGCTCTTGATGCCGCTACgccggggggtgggtgttATCTCAATGAGGCCAACTTTGAGCAGGAGGATTGGCAGGAGCAGTTTTATGGGTTGGAGAATTACAAGAAGTTGAGGAATGTGAAGGATACGTGGGATCCTACGGGAGTGTTTTACGCTTTGACTGCTGTGGGTAGTGAGGACTGGgagcttgatggtgatgggagggtCTGCAGGAAGCAGTGA
- a CDS encoding hypothetical protein (EggNog:ENOG503PHCI; COG:S) — MESPHSVWMASAYTDSIACPSITSDVSSLSPSQMSMTMSTPPSFLPLTPRPLAPLQHSEPFELANGQGDRTVQVAENPRVNPTTAFPSPQQTSTRPRNSRRRRDPSFIPARQIRQREKPEKCPICQKGHQYRSDVKRHIASRHKDRAHELGISIALFPCPVSGCSQTFPVSRPDHALRHMRRKHKDHDGNTKAVRGGKK; from the exons ATGGAAAGTCCACATTCCGTATGGATGGCTTCTGCCTACACAGACTCGATCGCCTGCCCGTCCATTACATCAGATGTCTCGTCTTTGTCACCGAGCCAGATGTCGATGACCATGTCAACGCCGCCGTCCTTCTTGCCACTTACTCCGAGACCCTTGGCTCCGCTACAGCACTCTGAGCCCTTTGAGTTAGCAAATGGTCAAGGAGACCGCACAGTTCAAGTTGCAGAAAATCCAAGGGTGAATCCCACCACGGCGTTTCCTAGCCCCCAACAAACGTCTACTAGGCCTCGCAACTCCCGTCGACGACGTGACCCTTCCTTCATCCCGGC GCGCCAGATCCGACAGCGCGAGAAGCCTGAAAAGTGTCCAATTTGCCAAAAGGGCCATCAATACCGATCGGATGTAAAAAGGCACATTGCGTCCCGCCACAAAGACAGAGCTCACGAGCTTGGGATCTCCATCGCTCTATTCCCTTGCCCAGTATCAGGGTGCTCTCAAACATTTCCTGTCTCGAGGCCAGATCATGCTTTGCGCCATATGCGAAGAAAGCACAAGGACCATGATGGAAACACCAAAGCAGTTCGCGGGGGGAAGAAGTAG
- a CDS encoding hypothetical protein (EggNog:ENOG503PYGR), whose translation MDPPPSSQQLTSSTASTSDHKNINKLSHLKPTPAFTQLTSHRLHTSPTSPLPSQNIFQLSKMSGSDSSSTKWDDILKHGSALSIVRPDVVFTPYGGGSSSGSSSGGSSSNSSGGSSSGGK comes from the exons ATGGACCCTCCACCGTCATCTCAACAGctaacatcatcaacagcaagcaCCAGCGATCAcaagaacatcaacaagctctCTCACCTCAAGCCAACGCCCGCCTTCACTCAGCTTACTAGTCATCGACTACacacctcgccaacctcgcctctTCCCAGTCAAAACATCTTTCAACTCAGCAAAATGTCTGGATCCGACAGCTCAAGCACCAAGTGGGACGACATCCTCAAGCACGGATCGGCCCTCAGCATCGTCAGGCCTGATGTCGTCTTCACCCCATATGGAGGCGGTTCCAGCTCTGGCAGTTCGTCAGGGGGGTCTTCTTCAAACTCTTCCGGTGGTTCATCGTCTGGCGGG AAATAA
- a CDS encoding hypothetical protein (COG:S; EggNog:ENOG503P3FM), giving the protein MQQPTINIKTRCRRKLDLTTKLLNLHISNLPALSTSNEQPNESPIRIVCVSDTHNHQPVLPPGDILIHAGDLTESGSFDEVQAGLDWLSSQSHPHKILIAGNHDVLLDEIFLERYPDRRYGETTRTKADLNWGSVTYLEDSTMTITLPTRAATHEPEGVTKGIERRVTVYGSPYTPIYTPSAFQYHPSPEFWENSKLATLPPQDNLIVVTHGPPKFYLDRRDFHRAGCPYLLQEITRLRPRLHVFGHIHAAHGRVDVVLDRVREAYDDIRIGWGGWGTLAWMAVLVGWNKAKRVIGFGKSDASKATTFVNASVVGGRQNELTNDVVVIEL; this is encoded by the coding sequence ATGCAGCAGccaaccatcaacatcaagacACGCTGTCGGCGGAAGCTGGACCTGACAACGAAGCTCTTGAACCTCCATATCTCGAATTTGCCAGCTTTATCCACCTCCAATGAGCAACCGAATGAAAGCCCTATACGGATAGTCTGTGTGTCTGATAcgcacaaccaccaacctgTCCTCCCACCTGGAGATATCCTCATCCATGCAGGCGACCTGACTGAGAGTGGCTCCTTTGACGAGGTCCAGGCAGGTCTTGACTGGCTTTCATCCCAGTCTCATCCCCACAAGATACTGATCGCAGGGAACCACGACGTTTTGCTTGATGAAATATTTCTGGAGCGATATCCAGACCGCCGCTATGGGGAGACGACGAGAACAAAGGCCGACTTGAATTGGGGAAGTGTGACATACCTTGAAGACTCGACGATGACAATCACTCTACCCACCAGGGCCGCAACACACGAACCCGAAGGTGTAACAAAGGGGATCGAAAGAAGAGTCACGGTATACGGGAGCCCTTACACACCAATCTACACCCCGTCAGCGTTTCAATATCACCCCTCGCCTGAGTTCTGGGAAAACTCCAAGCTTGCAACCTTGCCACCGCAAGACAACCTGATCGTAGTCACCCATGGGCCCCCAAAATTCTACCTCGACCGCAGGGACTTTCACCGAGCCGGCTGTCCTTACTTGCTGCAAGAAATCACCCGACTCCGACCTCGGCTTCACGTATTCGGACACATCCACGCCGCGCACGGGAGGGTAGATGTCGTCCTCGACAGGGTGCGAGAGGCATATGACGATATCAGGATCGGTTGGGGCGGATGGGGAACACTGGCCTGGATGGCGGTATTGGTGGGCTGGAACAAGGCCAAGAGGGTGATTGGGTTTGGGAAGAGCGACGCGAGCAAGGCGACAACGTTTGTCAATGCGTCAGTGGTCGGGGGGAGACAAAATGAGTTGACGAATGATGTCGTCGTAATTGAGTTGTGA
- a CDS encoding hypothetical protein (EggNog:ENOG503P3X1), translating to MGCGGSKPAKKKGCQPGGGIQIGAPQDVTIHIPRNRLDAHGVPVRPETRDINANVLKQALERVSHYIASRGHHISVIAVGGAVNTLYLRSRQMTHDVDIFGSDFSNSARHLVDEAMHDAQRAIPGLGTDWLNTETQMWMSGRLHAEITQAARAQNVIVFQGRDRGLTILAAPWAYAFSAKINRILTGGSQARPYDLQDAVTYIHRYIQAHGNKPVPVRVALGWARQYHHEMTEDVLRNQVNPAYRRQYGGKNAFA from the coding sequence ATGGGCTGTGGCGGTAGCAAGCCTGCCAAAAAGAAGGGCTGCCAACCCGGGGGCGGAATCCAGATTGGCGCACCACAAGATGTGACTATTCACATTCCTCGAAACCGACTAGACGCTCATGGCGTTCCAGTTAGGCCTGAGACGAGGGATATCAACGCCAACGTCTTGAAGCAGGCCCTCGAACGCGTCTCCCACTACATTGCGAGTCGGGGACACCACATCAGTGTCATCGCTGTTGGCGGAGCTGTCAACACACTCTACCTTCGCTCGCGACAAATGACCCACGACGTCGATATCTTCGGTTCCGACTTCAGCAACAGCGCCCGCCACCTCGTCGACGAAGCGATGCATGACGCACAAAGAGCTATACCAGGCCTGGGAACAGACTGGCTTAACACTGAAACTCAGATGTGGATGTCTGGTCGACTGCACGCAGAGATCACACAGGCTGCAAGAGCTCAAAACGTGATTGTCTTTCAGGGGAGGGATAGGGGTTTGACGATCTTGGCAGCTCCATGGGCATATGCATTTTCTGCAAAGATCAATCGCATCCTGACGGGAGGCAGCCAGGCACGACCGTATGACCTCCAGGATGCTGTCACGTATATCCATCGGTACATTCAGGCGCATGGCAACAAACCTGTGCCGGTCAGGGTTGCGCTGGGATGGGCAAGACAGTATCATCATGAGATGACTGAGGATGTGTTGCGCAATCAGGTGAACCCAGCATATCGAAGACAGTATGGTGGTAAGAATGCGTTTGCCTGA
- a CDS encoding hypothetical protein (antiSMASH:Cluster_4; EggNog:ENOG503P7ST), with translation MASPDGNRAKRLWVKARDTLRSIRTFQFSATDRFEEEEYVAQDFDFPTFPPPPPRQILQSPSTYRDQIRQRKFACPRGVFEDSSLYALYRLYEFFLLDDQIAYRNELEAFWRKSDPSWTVSKIPDPKVADPGFDSPGLTDLERHEHYAFLAGCTYMLVKSFNARVKLGLSRQMRSLMTPDEAEAARNVPMEERSWESVPEWAENVPALPEVLVVPTHDGEVLTGPEDMRADENFLKKGILLWTPHIYFT, from the coding sequence ATGGCATCTCCCGATGGCAACAGAGCCAAAAGATTATGGGTCAAAGCTCGGGACACACTACGGAGCATACGCACTTTTCAATTCTCAGCCACCGACCGctttgaagaggaggaatatGTTGCTCAAGACTTCGACTTTCCAActtttccacctccgcctccccgaCAGATCCTGCAATCTCCTTCCACCTACCGCGACCAAATCCGCCAGCGCAAGTTTGCCTGCCCCCGCGGTGTCTTTGAGGACTCGTCCCTCTACGCGCTATACCGACTCTATGAATTCTTCCTCTTAGACGACCAAATAGCCTACCGCAATGAGCTCGAAGCATTTTGGCGAAAGTCGGATCCTTCCTGGACTGTCTCCAAGATCCCAGACCCCAAAGTCGCCGATCCAGGATTTGACTCACCGGGTTTAACAGATCTTGAACGCCATGAACATTATGCCTTTTTGGCAGGGTGTACCTACATGCTGGTCAAGTCGTTCAACGCGCGTGTCAAGTTGGGGCTTAGCCGGCAGATGAGGTCACTCATGACCCCTGACGAGGCGGAAGCAGCTCGAAACGTGCCAATGGAAGAGAGAAGTTGGGAGAGTGTGCCAGAGTGGGCTGAGAATGTCCCGGCGTTGCCCGAGGTGCTGGTTGTTCCTACGCATGATGGAGAAGTGCTCACTGGGCCGGAGGATATGAGAGCTGATGAGAActttttgaagaaggggattTTGTTGTGGACGCCGcatatttattttacttgA